In Chlorobiota bacterium, the sequence CGATCCCATGATCCGTGCTACCTGCTAACAGAACAACCACGGTAGTTTTGCCAAGGGGAGGGGGCAGCCCCTTACTCAGCTACCTAATCCAACCATTTCAACATACTCACGATTTTTCAGCAACCATACCAATGGAGCAACAGAAGACACTATCTCGCCGGGGATTCCTTGCCCGCGCAATGGCCGCAACGGTGTTTGCCACGGTTGGCGGAAACGAAGTATTGGGAAGAATCGTCCCCAAGCTGAACCACAACGCCACCAGCGGGTTGTTCGCTGTTAGTCTTGAGGAGTTCACGGCATTGCAGCAGGTGGATGGCTCGGTACGGATTGCGATCACCGGGCTGAACCATAAAGTGCTGGTGACCCGAATCTCCGAAACGGAGTTCACCGCTGTGTCGGAAGTTTGCACCCATTCCGGCTGTGCCGTTGGCGATTATGATGTGAAGAACAAACGATTCCAGTGCCCTTGCCATGGCTCCCGTTTTGCCGCCGACGGCAGCGTGCTTCGCGGCCCCGCGCCGCGGGCGTTGGACAGCTACCCGGTGACGTTCGACGCTGCAACAGCAACCGTGCATCTAGAGATTGAGGGGATAGCCGCCGCCCCAGGCGAACAGGAAACGGGGGCGTACATGGCCGCAGTGGTTATCGCCAACGGCGCGGCAACCATCCGCTACGGGCTTGCTTCGCCGGCGCGTGTGGCCATCAGCATCTGGACCGTTGCGGGGGAGAAAGTGATGATGCCGGTGGAGGAAGTGCAAGAAGCAGGGGCCCACACCGCGGTGGTTCCGGTCGGGGAGCTGCCGCCGGGCCAGTATCTGTGCCGCATCCAAACCTCCGATGGGTTTTCCGCCACCGAAAAATTTGTGGTGATCCGGTAAGAACGAAGGGCAGAAACGTTTTTTGGATAGATTGCCAGCCGCTTGCAACACGCTGCCGTTGCAAGCGGCTGGTGCGTTACGGCAGCGGCCAGCCAGCTCCAGCATTGTTATCACGCGACCGGCAACCAACACCAAGTTCCAGCTATGCCCAACCGTTCTGACATCACGGTTATTCCGTTCGAGGGGGTTGCCCCGAAGATCCATCCAACGGTGTTCATTGCCCCCGGGGCGCGGATTGTGGGGGATGTGGAGATTGGGGAGGATTCCTCCGTTTGGTTCAATGTGGTGATTCGGGGGGATGTTCATTTTATCCGCATTGGCCAGCGAACCAATATCCAGGACTTGACGATGTGCCACGTCACCAACCAGCGATTCCCCCTGGTGGTTGGCAACGACGTAACCGTTGGCCACAGTGCGGTGCTTCATGGAACCACAATCGGCGACCGCGTGTTAATTGGGATGGGGGCAAAGGTGCTGGATAACTCCGTCGTGGAAAGCGACGCGTTAATTGCCGCAGGAGCGGTGGTGCGCGAAGGCTTCCGGGTCCCGCAGGGGACGCTGGCGGCGGGCGTTCCGGCAAAAATTATCAGGGAATTGAGCGACCAAGAACGCGCCTACGTGGCGAAAGGGGCCGGCAATTATATCAGCTATGTTGCCCGCTTCAGGGCCGATGGGAATGATTGGTGATGGATTGATGATGGAACAGCCCGCTGCCTTGATAGGTCTTATCATCACCCCTTATTCACACACACACGCATGAAGTAACCGCAGGCTAAAGACCTGCGGCTACCCCGTGCCCCATGCACACACAACCGACGCGACCGACACCATGGCTAACAACGGATTGCATTCTGCTGGCTACATGAAAGAACGATTGATGAAGGATGCCGAGCGAATCACCGAGCAGGATTACGAGCGACTCCGCCACACGCTTCCGGAAAAAATGAACTCCCCGGACCTTCGCGAACTCCAAGGGGCATCGAAATGGATTGGCGCGATGCTGGAGCGGGTGGCGTTGTTGTACGAAATGATCCGCGACCGCGAGTTCAACGTCAGCACAAGGACCAAAGCGTTGGTTGGCGCGGGGCTTCTCTACTTTGTTCTCCCGTCGGACATCGTCCCGGATTTCCTTCCCGGCATTGGCTATCTTGATGATGCCTTGATCCTTACCACGCTCTGGAATCTGGTCCGCTCGGAAATCGAAAGCTATGCCGATTTCCGCCGCCGCAAAGCCAACGCGTTGCAGCATATCTAAGCCACGTTTTCTCTGCTATTTCATGGAGACTGCTTCGGCCCAAATCTGCCCGTTCTGTTCGCGCCCAACGGTGCTGGTGTGGGTGCATGGGCATGGCCAATGCCAGCACTGCCACATCACCATTGATGAATGCTGCCGTGGGGAATGCTCTCAGCCCACCGGCAACCCAAGCACCGTAAACCCCAGCGCGGCAAGCAGCGCGGCGGTGGCTGCGTCGGCGGGAGGGGCAACGGTGAACGCGGGGAACTCCCTTCTGGCGCGGTAGCCTTTGCGAAGCGCGTCGAACCCGCTGCGGCGTTGGTCGGCATCAAGGTTCAGCAAAGCGCGGATGTTCGCGTCGTCGGTGCGGATGTTGAAGGCCTTCCGCACGCAGTGCTCCACCGCATCCAGCCCAACAAGCCCTTCGGGAATCGCGATTGCTTCGGCCACCGGCGGCAGGTGTTCCTCCATTCTCCAGCGATTTTCCTTCCCCACAAATGCTCCCAACGCGTTGGCCATCATCTCCGTTCCCCGCAGCTTCCCCTCAAGTGAGTATCCGGCAATGTGGGGGGTGATAAGGGTTGCGTTCGTTGCCAAGTCAATCGGGATTTCCGGCTCCCCTTCCCAAACATCAACAATCGCCTTGAAGACTCCGTTCCGTAGTCCGGCAATCAATTCCGGTAACTCCACCACTCCCCCGCGCGAGGTGTTGATAAGCGTGCTTCTAGGTTTTAGCATTCGTAGCCGGGCGGCATTCAACAAGTGCGCCGTGGGGTGGGCCCCCTGCGTCACCAGCGGGACGTGAAGGGTGGCGGCATCGCAATCCAACGCCTGCTGCAACGTGGTTGCGGGGAAGCCATCGTGCTGGCTTCGTGGGGGATCGTGTGGCACCACGCGCAGCCCCAGCGCGGTTGCCATGCTGGCCACAAGGCTGCCAATCCTTCCCACGCCGATAACGCCAATCGTTCCGCCGGGGATTGCAAGGGTTCCTAACCGCCGCAGTTCCATCAGCGTGGCAACCAGATATTCGGCAACCGAGCGGGAGTTGCAGCCGGCGGCATCGGCAACGGCAATCCCTTGCTGGCGCAGCCAACCGTGGGCCAGATGCTCGGTGCCGATGGTGGCGGTCCCAACAAACCGGACCGGGGTTCCATCCAGCAACTGGCTGTTGACGTGCGTTACCGAGCGGACCACCAGCGCGCCGGCCCGTTCCAAATCGCGGCGGCAGATCTGGCGACCCGGAACCAGCCGCACCGTGCCGAACTGGCCAAAGGCTTCGCGGGCAAAAGGGATATTTTCGTCGGCAACGATCTCCATATTCGGGTTGTTCAATGGTTGGTTCTTCGGGGAAAAAATTCATCGGCAATCTACGCCCCCTTGCCCACTGGCCAAACGATAAACCTATGTACTTTTGCAGCCATTCTTATCCTGTACCGGGCTGGCCGGCGGATGAATACGCAAAGAAGAAAGGAAAGAAGGTCCGGCTGCCGTCCACTGCCCAGCGTCACACACACACGCTCTGCTCATGCGAACAACACACAACACACGACTATTTGGATTTCTGTGCCATCCAATCGGGGAAGAGCTGATCCATGAGATGTTCTCGTGGGGGGCCGAGATCACCGATGCGGACGCTGCCTGCTTGCAGTTCGATGCCCAGGCAAAGGATATGCGTGCGGTAATCGCCGGGCTTCACGCGCTGAAAGCCACGGGGGTGTATCTAACCGGACGGCTGCGGACCTCGGCCACAGGGATTGCCGATTACCTTTCCGACGAAGCGCACGGGACCGGGGTGACGAACGTCATCACCTTCGAGAACGACCGCACCACCGGGCACAACACGGAAGCGCAGGCGATTATCTCCGTGCTGGAACCATACCACCAGACGTTTGCTCGCGGAAGCGCGGTGGTTCTGGGTGGGGGGGCAATGGCCCGTTCGGTGATGTACGCCCTGGTGCGGCATTTCCGGATGAAGAACATCGCTATTGCGGATCGGACGTTGCAGCAGGCGCAGTTGCTGCGCCAGACTTTCAGCGAAATGGCAAGCCCCAGCGCACGAATCGAGGCGCACGAGCTGTTCCCCCCCGACATCGCGCAGCTTCTTGCCGAGGCTCGCTTGATCGTCAACACCACCCCAATCGGCACCGTGGCCAGCCTTGACCAATCGCCGATCACCGTCCCGGATATTTTCCACAATCGCCAAGTGGTGATGGATGTGAATTTTGGCCCGGCCATCACCCGTATGCTGGCCGAAGCCGCCGCCAGCGGATCCACGATTATCAGCGGGGCCGAGGTGCTGATCCGCCAAGTTGCCCAAGCCTACGAACTTCTAACCCACTCCGAATTCCCCACCGACCGCATCCGAGCAATGCTGGTGGCGCATGAGTGAGCAACGTGGAGAGGGCACAGAAAAAGGCAAGGAACGCAGAAATGCGGGGGATGCATCCATCGCAATCATTATCGCAATCATTGCCGACCACTACCCTGCGGGACCGATCCCAGCTCCCCAACCCCTTCTCAATCACCTTTTACAAAAGAATCGTTCCGTTTGCTTGGCCGAAGCGATCCCCTTGTTTACCTTTGCTCCCTTGAAAAACAGCACAGAAACCCGAATATCAGATTCATAAACAACTATGCCGAAAGTCATTCTGTTGGTGAACGTTGAGCTGAAGCCTGGCAAGCGCGAGTCCTATCTTGCTGCCACCAGCCGCTTGCGCGAGCATTTCAAAACGGTGGATTCCTTGACGTACACCGTGTACGAGAACGAAAGCCGCGACAGCGATTCGTTCACGGAGACCTTCACCTTCCCCTCCTACGTGGAGTACGAAGCCTTCGACGACCGCGACGACGATGCCGCCAACGAGCTGTTTGCCGAGATCATCAGCATGGGCAAACAGTCGCCACGATACACCACACTGGTGGAAGTGGAGTAATCCACGCGGCATCGTTTGCTGCCGCCCCGTTTTTTTTCCCGCGACCGCCCGGCCATTCTTGCCCGGGCGGTCGTTGTTTTTCTATCTGTGGCTATCTTCGCCGCCGCTTGTATCATCTGGGGCGTGATAGGCTTCCATGCTGCTCTGTCCAACCCGGGTTGTTCGGCAGAAGGGGAAGGTGGTGTCTGCGGATTTGGTGGCACACAAACGAATTTTGCTATCTGGCATGAAAATCCCTCAAAGAGTTCTGCACTGCGGTGCAACGGCATTGGCAATGTTCTTCTGCTGCGTGCCGGCTGCCATGCCGCAGGATCGCTTGGATGTTCCTGGCATGGGGATGGGGCGCGCCTCCGTTTCCATCACCCGCGGGCTGAACAGCATTTACTCCAACCCAGGATTGCTGGATGCCCCCCCGCTGCTTCCCACCCAACTGAATCAGCCGCTGACGTTCTCCATCTACACCGGCGGCGGAACGATTGGGGCAACCTACCTGAGCGGCGATGAGTTCCGAACCATCTTCGCCCAAAAACCGGAAGGCTACACCAAGGAGGATCGCGAGCGGGTTGGGCAGCTTCTGCAGGACGAACGCCTGTACGCAAACGCCGCCATCAACCTGATTGCCATTCGCTACCGCACCGAGAGCGGGGGGACCTGGGCGTTCCACCACGGGCACAGGGTGTTTGCGCGGATGAATTTCCCAGAATCGTTCTCCGAAATCGTGGCAACCAGCAACATCACCGGGCGCGATTACACCTTTATCAATCGTGGAATCGGTGGCGATTGGCTTACGGAGTTTGGGCTTTCCTACGGCAAGATGTTGGAAGGAAACGGCGCGTGGTTCCCACGGGTGGGCATTGGCGCAACCGCAAAGCTGATTCAAGGAGTGGCGCATTTTGAGGTGGCCGAGAACAGCATTATCACCATCCAGCAAGTGGTAATCGGTGGTGCCGGTGGGTACAACATCAAGGGGGGATATCAGTTCCGCTCAGCAAGCCCCAATGGATTCAACCCCGCCGAAGCGATCACCACACTCTTCACGGGATTATTCCCCGCCACCGCCGGAACCGGTTTTGGGTTCGATCTTGGCGTTGGCGGCACGCTCTACTCCGTTGCCGGAACGGGGCAATCAAAGGAACGCCGCGATGCCGTTTTTTTTGGAATGACCCTGCAAGATGTTGGATCCGTCAACTGGAACACCGAGACGTTGGTGCGGTCGGCAGTTGGGATCAACGACACGCTGGGGAGCGGAAATCTTGACAACAATCAGTTCCGCCGCTACGAGGGGAAGTTGGCGGCGGTCCCTGCCTACTCCACTTCCTTCCCGACCGTTTTCCGCGCAGGTGTTGGGGTGGATATGCAGGCGTTCATCCCAGAAATGGATAATCGGATGATCCTGAACATCGAGGGGGAAGCTCCATTGAACGATCCCCCAGGAAGCGCGGACCGCGGGCGGTTTGCCGTTGGTGGGGAGTATGGGATCAATGATTGGCTGACGGTTCGCACGGGGTTTAGCGGGTTTGGGATCAACGGGTTCGGGTGGGGGATTGGCGCAACCGTCCGCCCTACCGAGTGGCTGACGTTCGAGGCCGGAAGCAGCGAGTTCGAAGGGCTGTTCGGCAACGAGCGGGTGGACGCTGCGGCGCGGCTTTCGATTGGGTGGGGCTGGTAGCGTTCGCTGGGTTGGCAGGTGCTGGATGGATTGATGCCGGGTGCGCACCACGAATTGTTATTTGGCGTTCGGCACGGTTCCCTTCCATATTTGCGGCCATGACAACACGCCGCTACGTTGTTTCGGGGGTGGTGCAGGGGGTGGGGTTCCGCTGGTTTGTTCGCAGCGTTGCCGATGCCTTTGGCATCACCGGCACCGTGCAGAACCTGCCCGATGGAAGCGTGGAAATTATTGCCACCGGGGCCCAGGACCAGCACCAATCATTCCGTGAGCAAGTGGAGATTGGCCCGGCTTCCGCGCGGGTTGATCGGGTTGCTATCCAGCCGATAGAACTTCGGCGGTTTGGCGATTTTCGGGTGATCCGCTAACCAGCGGGGCGTGCTCCGTAGTGGCTCCCTCTCTTCTCCTTTTTCCCAAATCACACAGTTCAGAATCACAGCTCAGATGATCCGCAAACCTGTTCTTCTTATCACCGGGGCCGGTGGCGAAATTGGCCACGGGCTTATCCAACGTATCGCTGCCGAAGGAACCTACGGTATCCTTGCGCTGGACCTTCGCCCCATCGAGCCGGAGTTGGCGGCGATGTGCGAGGATATGATCGTTGGCAACATCCTTGACACCAACCTGCTGGAGCAGATCGCCAGCAAGTATGAGGTTGCCGGAATCTTCCACCTTGCGGCGATGCTTTCAACGCGGGGAGAGTTTATCCCGGAAGTGGCCCACGAAGTGAACGTGCAGGGGACCCTGAACCTGCTGAAATTTGCTGTTGGCGAGTCGCGCAATGCCGGGGCGAATGTGAAGTTCCTGTTCCCAAGCTCCATTGCCGTGTATGGCTTGCCGGATGTGGCAACCAAGGATGCGGCGGGGAAGATCAACGAAGGAGAATTCCTTACGCCAACCACGATGTACGGCGTGAACAAATTAGCGTGCGAGCATCTGGGCCGTTACTACAACTTCCATTACCGCCAGCTTGCTGCCGACCGTGACCATTTCCATGTTGACTTCCGTTCGCTGCGGTTCCCAGGGTTGATTAGCGCGTTCACCGTCCCTTCCGGCGGAACCAGCGATTATGCGCCGGAGATGCTGCACGCTGCGGCAAAAGGGGAGGCCTACCACTGCTTTGCCCGCCCCGATACCCGCATCCCGTTTATGGCCATGCCGGACGCGATTGACGCGCTGATGCAGCTGTTCAACGCCCCGGCGGAATCGCTTTCCACCAATGTTTACAACGTGGGGAGCTTTGCGCCATCGGCCGACGAGGTGCGGACCATGACGCTGCAAGCGTTCCCCAACGCCCAGATTGGATACGCAGCCGACCACAAGCGGCAAGGAATTCTGGACACATGGCCCGCCGATGTTGACGACACGTTGGCCCGCCGCGATTGGGGATGGGCACCCGCCTACGATGCCGAACGTTCCTTCAGCGAGTATCTAATTCCGAACATCGCCAAGCGGTATCAGTAGCCGAAAAAATTCCCGAAGGAATCGGGGCGAAAAAAGTTCTTGCGTAAACGCGGTGGCCGATTATATTCGCGCCCCAAACGGCGGCGGAAACAAGGAACATTGTTGGCAGCACGGAATCCACGCACGAATCTGCGCAGCCCACAACGGCAAATTCCGCAGCGCGACCGCTGCCTTCGTTGATAGAATCATCGAACCTACTACCCATATTTGGAGGACGATCCATGCTTTGGACCCCTGAACTTGCCGCGTGGCTGGAAGACGCGCCGTGGCCAGCAACCAAGGAAGAACTGCTGGACTACGCAAACCGCACCGGAGCTCCGTTCCAGGTGATTGAAAATCTTCAAGAACTGAGCGATGACGAAGAGGAAGTGTTCGACAGCATCGAGGACATCTGGCCGGAAGCTGCCAACCATGACACGATGTTCTTTGATGAAGACAACGAGGAGTATTAACTCTGTCGCGGTTTGCCGACGCTCCGGCGAAGTTGATGGAGGCTTGAACGCCCCATTGGCAGCGGCGGTGGCTTGGTGAATCGTTTCGGTTTGAAGATCATCTCTCGGGGAAGCTGTGTCTGTGCCTGCCGGCCA encodes:
- a CDS encoding Rieske 2Fe-2S domain-containing protein is translated as MEQQKTLSRRGFLARAMAATVFATVGGNEVLGRIVPKLNHNATSGLFAVSLEEFTALQQVDGSVRIAITGLNHKVLVTRISETEFTAVSEVCTHSGCAVGDYDVKNKRFQCPCHGSRFAADGSVLRGPAPRALDSYPVTFDAATATVHLEIEGIAAAPGEQETGAYMAAVVIANGAATIRYGLASPARVAISIWTVAGEKVMMPVEEVQEAGAHTAVVPVGELPPGQYLCRIQTSDGFSATEKFVVIR
- a CDS encoding gamma carbonic anhydrase family protein, which gives rise to MPNRSDITVIPFEGVAPKIHPTVFIAPGARIVGDVEIGEDSSVWFNVVIRGDVHFIRIGQRTNIQDLTMCHVTNQRFPLVVGNDVTVGHSAVLHGTTIGDRVLIGMGAKVLDNSVVESDALIAAGAVVREGFRVPQGTLAAGVPAKIIRELSDQERAYVAKGAGNYISYVARFRADGNDW
- a CDS encoding DUF1232 domain-containing protein: MANNGLHSAGYMKERLMKDAERITEQDYERLRHTLPEKMNSPDLRELQGASKWIGAMLERVALLYEMIRDREFNVSTRTKALVGAGLLYFVLPSDIVPDFLPGIGYLDDALILTTLWNLVRSEIESYADFRRRKANALQHI
- a CDS encoding 4-phosphoerythronate dehydrogenase, whose amino-acid sequence is MNNPNMEIVADENIPFAREAFGQFGTVRLVPGRQICRRDLERAGALVVRSVTHVNSQLLDGTPVRFVGTATIGTEHLAHGWLRQQGIAVADAAGCNSRSVAEYLVATLMELRRLGTLAIPGGTIGVIGVGRIGSLVASMATALGLRVVPHDPPRSQHDGFPATTLQQALDCDAATLHVPLVTQGAHPTAHLLNAARLRMLKPRSTLINTSRGGVVELPELIAGLRNGVFKAIVDVWEGEPEIPIDLATNATLITPHIAGYSLEGKLRGTEMMANALGAFVGKENRWRMEEHLPPVAEAIAIPEGLVGLDAVEHCVRKAFNIRTDDANIRALLNLDADQRRSGFDALRKGYRARREFPAFTVAPPADAATAALLAALGFTVLGLPVG
- a CDS encoding saccharopine dehydrogenase NADP-binding domain-containing protein, producing MRTTHNTRLFGFLCHPIGEELIHEMFSWGAEITDADAACLQFDAQAKDMRAVIAGLHALKATGVYLTGRLRTSATGIADYLSDEAHGTGVTNVITFENDRTTGHNTEAQAIISVLEPYHQTFARGSAVVLGGGAMARSVMYALVRHFRMKNIAIADRTLQQAQLLRQTFSEMASPSARIEAHELFPPDIAQLLAEARLIVNTTPIGTVASLDQSPITVPDIFHNRQVVMDVNFGPAITRMLAEAAASGSTIISGAEVLIRQVAQAYELLTHSEFPTDRIRAMLVAHE
- a CDS encoding acylphosphatase; amino-acid sequence: MTTRRYVVSGVVQGVGFRWFVRSVADAFGITGTVQNLPDGSVEIIATGAQDQHQSFREQVEIGPASARVDRVAIQPIELRRFGDFRVIR
- a CDS encoding NAD-dependent epimerase/dehydratase family protein; translated protein: MIRKPVLLITGAGGEIGHGLIQRIAAEGTYGILALDLRPIEPELAAMCEDMIVGNILDTNLLEQIASKYEVAGIFHLAAMLSTRGEFIPEVAHEVNVQGTLNLLKFAVGESRNAGANVKFLFPSSIAVYGLPDVATKDAAGKINEGEFLTPTTMYGVNKLACEHLGRYYNFHYRQLAADRDHFHVDFRSLRFPGLISAFTVPSGGTSDYAPEMLHAAAKGEAYHCFARPDTRIPFMAMPDAIDALMQLFNAPAESLSTNVYNVGSFAPSADEVRTMTLQAFPNAQIGYAADHKRQGILDTWPADVDDTLARRDWGWAPAYDAERSFSEYLIPNIAKRYQ
- a CDS encoding DUF2795 domain-containing protein, whose translation is MLWTPELAAWLEDAPWPATKEELLDYANRTGAPFQVIENLQELSDDEEEVFDSIEDIWPEAANHDTMFFDEDNEEY